A single genomic interval of Aegicerativicinus sediminis harbors:
- a CDS encoding ArnT family glycosyltransferase, with amino-acid sequence MIRLFKYHPKLTIAIIVLVIGLGASATLPVSIMEARNFVTAREMLTDGNWLLTTMNGEARYEKPPLPTMFSAISASIFGITSFAMRLPALLMVILLGIFCNKISFLLTKDYRLSLLGSIITVTSFYVLAIVIEAPWDIYAHTFMTISLYFGLVFIQSTDLRVAAILGVILFAAGAFLSKGPIPYYALLLPFLISLIINYGGDFIKKRILIFFLLMLLGLAFGSLWYLYVRLEDPFTIEAIASKETSNWSSYNVRPFYYYWSFFTQSGLWTIPALMSLLYPHLKNKVKHTKYYKFVWWWTILAVIFLSVIPEKKSRYLMPVLIPLSLTISNYIQYAIDHGKKLNRLEKLPIYLHFGLITILALVLPIAIWFINSELHIDNYWLIFTSVIVLAIGSVSALYLVKFNVKQLTLLSIVFLMAIASTAPLILKSEDTNIAKAKESFRNLNESDENIYGLPPLSPEFIWYYGKKLPALDTKNLSNKEVLIISEYRNDIEKDFISKTFNMKLLETFDFNQTTDSSSSTYKKRLKAALYKISLR; translated from the coding sequence ATGATTAGGTTATTTAAATACCATCCAAAACTTACTATAGCAATTATTGTATTAGTAATTGGCCTTGGTGCGTCGGCAACTCTCCCAGTGAGCATCATGGAAGCCAGAAATTTTGTGACAGCTCGTGAAATGTTAACGGATGGGAATTGGCTTTTAACTACAATGAACGGTGAGGCACGATATGAAAAACCTCCTCTGCCAACCATGTTTAGTGCTATCTCAGCCTCAATATTTGGTATAACTTCTTTTGCAATGCGATTGCCAGCCCTTTTAATGGTTATTTTACTTGGCATTTTCTGTAACAAGATCTCCTTTTTATTAACTAAAGATTACAGATTAAGCCTGTTAGGTTCAATAATAACAGTTACGTCTTTTTATGTATTGGCTATAGTTATAGAAGCCCCTTGGGATATTTATGCGCACACATTTATGACAATATCCCTTTATTTTGGATTAGTCTTTATTCAATCCACAGATCTTCGTGTAGCGGCTATATTGGGAGTTATTCTTTTTGCGGCAGGGGCATTTTTGAGTAAAGGTCCAATCCCATACTATGCATTATTGCTGCCTTTTTTAATTAGCCTAATAATTAATTATGGCGGAGATTTCATAAAGAAAAGAATTTTGATATTCTTCCTACTAATGCTTTTAGGATTAGCCTTCGGAAGTTTGTGGTACTTGTATGTAAGATTGGAAGACCCTTTTACGATTGAGGCCATCGCAAGTAAAGAAACCTCCAATTGGTCTTCCTATAACGTGCGTCCATTTTATTATTACTGGAGCTTTTTCACACAAAGTGGATTGTGGACCATACCAGCACTAATGAGTTTATTGTACCCCCATTTGAAAAACAAAGTAAAACATACCAAATATTATAAATTTGTCTGGTGGTGGACCATATTAGCGGTAATATTCCTTTCCGTAATTCCAGAGAAAAAATCGCGTTACCTAATGCCGGTTTTAATCCCTTTAAGCTTAACAATCAGCAATTACATACAATATGCAATAGACCATGGAAAGAAATTAAATAGATTGGAAAAATTACCTATCTACCTTCATTTTGGTCTTATAACAATTTTAGCCCTTGTTTTACCAATAGCAATTTGGTTTATTAATTCTGAGCTTCATATTGATAATTATTGGTTAATATTTACATCAGTAATTGTATTGGCAATTGGTAGTGTATCTGCGCTCTATCTTGTAAAATTCAATGTGAAACAACTTACGTTATTAAGTATAGTTTTTCTAATGGCGATAGCTTCAACAGCGCCCCTAATTTTAAAAAGTGAAGACACCAATATTGCAAAGGCTAAGGAATCGTTTAGAAACTTAAATGAGTCTGATGAAAACATCTATGGCTTACCCCCTCTTTCGCCTGAGTTTATATGGTATTATGGAAAGAAATTACCTGCTTTAGATACTAAAAATTTATCGAATAAAGAGGTATTGATTATTTCCGAATATAGAAATGATATTGAAAAAGATTTCATTTCTAAAACCTTCAATATGAAATTATTGGAAACTTTTGACTTTAATCAAACGACAGATTCTTCCAGCTCAACCTATAAGAAAAGGCTTAAAGCTGCCTTATATAAGATTAGCCTACGCTAA
- a CDS encoding NAD(P)H-dependent flavin oxidoreductase yields MGNRICSLFDIQYPVIQAGMVWNSGWRLASAASNSGVLGLIGAGSMYPNVLREHIQKCKKATSKPFGVNVPMLYPDIQEIMDIIVGEGVKIVFTSAGNPKIWTKWLKEKGITVVHVVSSVKFALKAQEAGVDAVVAEGFEAGGHNGREETTTFTLIPMVKQEIEIPLIAAGGIANGKGMLAAMVLGADGVQIGSRFVASEESSAHQKFKQLVVDAKEGDTQLTLKELAPVRLLKNKFYQEIMELYKSSPTSEELKALLGRGRAKKGMFEGDLEDGELEIGQIAGLINDIQPINAIVDEIINEFQQERKSILNGEKFRF; encoded by the coding sequence ATGGGAAATCGTATTTGCTCACTTTTTGATATTCAATATCCTGTAATTCAAGCAGGGATGGTTTGGAATAGTGGTTGGCGACTTGCGTCTGCGGCTAGTAATTCTGGTGTTCTTGGGTTGATTGGTGCAGGTTCCATGTATCCAAATGTTTTACGTGAACATATTCAAAAATGCAAAAAGGCTACCTCTAAACCTTTTGGAGTGAATGTACCAATGTTATATCCAGATATTCAGGAAATTATGGATATAATTGTTGGAGAGGGTGTGAAAATAGTATTTACTTCTGCTGGAAATCCTAAGATTTGGACAAAGTGGTTAAAAGAAAAAGGGATTACGGTTGTTCATGTGGTAAGTAGCGTGAAATTTGCATTAAAGGCACAAGAGGCTGGCGTGGATGCTGTCGTTGCCGAAGGTTTTGAGGCTGGTGGACATAACGGTAGGGAGGAAACTACGACGTTTACGCTTATTCCTATGGTTAAACAGGAAATAGAAATACCATTAATTGCGGCAGGCGGAATTGCCAATGGAAAAGGAATGCTAGCAGCAATGGTTTTGGGAGCTGATGGTGTTCAAATTGGAAGTCGATTTGTAGCCAGTGAGGAATCTTCAGCCCATCAAAAATTCAAACAATTGGTTGTTGATGCGAAAGAAGGAGATACTCAGCTCACTTTAAAAGAACTTGCTCCCGTAAGACTTTTAAAAAATAAATTCTATCAAGAAATTATGGAATTGTATAAATCGAGTCCAACATCCGAGGAATTAAAGGCATTATTAGGCAGGGGAAGGGCCAAAAAAGGTATGTTCGAAGGCGATCTTGAAGATGGTGAACTTGAGATTGGCCAGATTGCTGGTTTAATAAATGATATTCAACCAATAAATGCTATTGTCGACGAGATTATAAATGAGTTTCAGCAAGAGAGGAAAAGTATCCTAAACGGAGAAAAATTCAGATTTTAA
- a CDS encoding S8 family serine peptidase codes for MKNLIIFSFLLLLSQFGYAQVVEEAWVYFTDKPDVVNSISNPSSILTQRAIDRKQRFGIAIDERDVPVNEAYISNLKLQTGIAVMAKSKWMNAVHVRGTETNVNNLLNLSYVDHIEFAKNKISSGNRVGSSTNKFDVEDTQITFDYGYAANQVEMIALDQLHELDFTGTGLIIAVLDSGFPNVNTLSAFSRLRNNNDLLGGYNFVNRSTNYYDSTLDGHGIAVLSTMAAYIQNNYVGTAPDASYYLFITEDVITETPVEESYWVEAAERADSLGVDVINSSLGYFDFDDSRYDYTPSEMDGKTAFVTRGAAIAAEKGILVVISAGNSGYDLAGTITAPADAENVFSIGAVNADGTRTTFSSVGSSNQPSIKPDVMAQGGIATLVNKNGNVVGGNGTSFSSPIIAGAIACLMQAFPNLSPDLIREKIRESGDNADSPDFLYGYGIPNFFTAFSNLLSTEVFDKSLIRVFPNPAQDFITLVGLHNSTTTSIDLFSITGETIMKYNVDDSEVRIDLSNFSVGLYFLKVKTDFGENTFKIVKH; via the coding sequence TTGAAAAACCTAATTATCTTTTCATTTCTACTTTTGCTTTCCCAGTTTGGCTATGCCCAGGTTGTAGAAGAGGCATGGGTTTATTTTACAGATAAACCAGATGTAGTTAATTCTATTTCAAATCCGAGTTCTATATTAACCCAAAGGGCAATAGATCGTAAGCAACGATTTGGTATTGCAATAGATGAACGAGATGTGCCAGTTAATGAAGCGTATATAAGTAATTTAAAGTTGCAAACTGGTATAGCAGTTATGGCCAAATCTAAATGGATGAATGCTGTACATGTAAGGGGGACTGAGACTAATGTGAACAATTTGTTGAATTTATCCTATGTTGACCATATTGAATTCGCAAAGAATAAAATTAGTTCTGGTAATAGAGTTGGATCCTCGACAAATAAGTTTGATGTTGAAGACACCCAAATTACTTTTGATTATGGTTATGCTGCAAATCAAGTTGAGATGATTGCTCTAGACCAATTGCACGAATTAGATTTTACAGGAACCGGTTTAATAATTGCCGTTCTCGATTCAGGGTTTCCCAATGTGAATACCCTATCTGCCTTTTCAAGATTAAGGAATAATAATGACCTCTTAGGAGGGTATAATTTCGTTAACCGTTCCACAAATTATTATGATAGTACTCTTGATGGTCATGGCATTGCTGTATTAAGTACCATGGCAGCATATATTCAAAATAATTATGTTGGCACAGCTCCAGATGCATCTTATTATCTATTTATAACAGAAGATGTTATTACAGAAACACCTGTGGAAGAAAGTTATTGGGTTGAAGCAGCTGAAAGAGCAGATAGCTTAGGCGTTGATGTAATAAATTCTTCTTTAGGTTATTTTGACTTTGATGATAGTAGGTACGATTATACTCCAAGTGAAATGGACGGTAAAACTGCATTCGTTACTCGTGGAGCTGCAATTGCCGCTGAAAAAGGTATATTAGTTGTTATTTCCGCCGGTAATTCAGGATATGACCTTGCGGGAACAATTACTGCTCCTGCAGATGCAGAAAATGTTTTTTCAATTGGGGCTGTTAATGCAGATGGAACAAGAACTACTTTTAGTTCTGTGGGTTCGTCCAACCAACCATCCATTAAACCGGATGTTATGGCTCAGGGAGGAATTGCCACACTTGTTAATAAAAATGGAAATGTAGTCGGTGGTAATGGAACTTCCTTTAGTTCTCCAATAATAGCTGGTGCAATAGCATGTCTAATGCAAGCTTTTCCAAACTTATCGCCAGATCTTATAAGAGAAAAAATAAGGGAGAGTGGGGATAATGCCGATTCGCCTGATTTCCTATATGGATATGGCATTCCTAATTTCTTTACAGCATTTTCTAATTTGTTATCTACAGAAGTATTCGACAAATCTTTAATAAGGGTTTTTCCTAATCCTGCGCAAGACTTTATTACTCTAGTTGGGTTACATAATTCCACAACAACGTCAATTGATCTGTTTTCAATAACAGGTGAAACCATAATGAAATATAATGTTGATGATTCTGAAGTAAGAATTGATTTATCTAATTTTTCTGTTGGATTATACTTTTTGAAAGTTAAAACTGATTTTGGTGAGAACACTTTTAAAATAGTGAAACATTGA
- a CDS encoding MATE family efflux transporter: MVLTQYTKEFKYNWRLASPVMLGMLGHTFVSFVDNIMVGQLGTAELAAVSLGNSFMFIAMSIGIGFSTAITPLIAESDAAGNKPYGRNLFKHGLVLTTILGLLLCTMVLVAKPLMHLMKQPKEVVQLAIPYLNIVAVSLIFLVIFQGFKQFSDGLSLTKPPMFATLLANVINIILNYVLIFGKFGFPEMGIVGAGIGTLISRIIMVMYLWLLLDRYQKSKYYVEKLRHFNFDKGITKKLINLGTPSSMQMFFEVAIFTAAIWLSGLLGKNPQAANQIALNLSSMTFMVATGLSVAAMVRVGNQKGLRDYPELRRIAFSLFLMGLLFAIVFALIFYLGHNILPHLYLDMKDVANQSDNMEVIAIASNLLIAAAIFQISDSLQVIGLGALRGLQDVKIPTIITFISYWIIGFPISFYFGKEDRFGSFGIWMGLLAGLTAAAILLFIRFNKLSNNLKTQQSI, from the coding sequence TTGGTCTTAACACAATATACTAAAGAATTCAAATACAATTGGAGACTTGCCTCCCCAGTAATGTTAGGGATGCTGGGTCACACCTTTGTTAGTTTCGTTGATAATATTATGGTTGGTCAACTCGGAACAGCCGAATTGGCAGCTGTATCCTTGGGTAATTCCTTTATGTTTATAGCAATGTCAATAGGTATTGGGTTTTCAACCGCAATAACACCACTAATTGCAGAGTCTGATGCAGCCGGAAATAAACCTTATGGTAGGAATTTATTTAAACACGGACTTGTTCTCACAACTATTTTGGGGTTACTTCTCTGTACAATGGTTTTGGTTGCTAAGCCGTTAATGCATTTAATGAAACAACCTAAGGAAGTTGTTCAATTAGCTATACCATATTTAAATATTGTTGCAGTTTCATTGATATTTTTGGTCATTTTCCAAGGATTCAAGCAGTTTAGTGATGGACTTTCCTTAACCAAGCCGCCTATGTTTGCTACTCTATTAGCCAACGTAATTAATATCATCTTAAATTATGTTTTAATTTTTGGAAAATTTGGATTTCCAGAAATGGGAATCGTAGGGGCTGGTATAGGGACTTTAATTTCGAGGATAATAATGGTGATGTATTTATGGTTGTTATTGGATAGATATCAAAAATCTAAATACTACGTTGAAAAACTTCGGCATTTTAATTTTGATAAGGGCATAACCAAAAAATTGATAAATCTGGGCACCCCCTCATCAATGCAGATGTTCTTTGAAGTTGCCATTTTTACGGCGGCTATATGGTTGAGTGGTTTGCTTGGTAAAAATCCACAAGCAGCCAACCAAATTGCATTAAACCTTTCAAGTATGACTTTTATGGTTGCGACAGGTTTAAGTGTTGCTGCAATGGTTAGGGTTGGAAATCAAAAGGGACTAAGGGATTATCCAGAGTTGAGACGAATTGCTTTTTCATTATTTCTTATGGGTCTTCTTTTTGCAATTGTTTTTGCTCTCATTTTCTATTTAGGGCATAATATTTTACCGCATTTGTATTTGGATATGAAAGACGTGGCGAATCAATCAGATAATATGGAGGTAATAGCGATAGCATCTAACCTACTTATTGCTGCAGCTATTTTTCAAATAAGTGATAGTTTGCAGGTTATAGGGTTAGGTGCGCTAAGAGGTCTACAAGATGTAAAAATTCCAACTATAATTACCTTTATAAGTTATTGGATAATAGGTTTTCCTATAAGCTTCTATTTTGGTAAAGAAGACCGTTTTGGGAGTTTTGGTATCTGGATGGGTCTATTGGCCGGATTAACCGCTGCAGCAATTTTATTATTCATTAGGTTTAATAAATTGTCCAATAACCTGAAAACCCAACAATCTATCTAA
- a CDS encoding phosphatase PAP2 family protein, which produces MIEKLLEFDTELFIYLNNLGSTNWDAFWMAYTSKFNWIPLYAILLYLLYKQLGLKPLLVTIVVVAAMVLFTDQITNLFKHGLQRPRPCQLDELADKIRLVKSSCGGRYGYFSGHASNSMALAVFIGFMLRYRFKYLKWILIVWAFLMAYSRVYIGVHYPLDILSGMIFGAMCGYGFYKLNLYLIKKFVSVG; this is translated from the coding sequence ATGATTGAAAAATTGTTGGAATTCGATACAGAGCTTTTCATTTATTTGAACAACCTGGGTTCCACAAATTGGGATGCCTTCTGGATGGCATATACCAGTAAATTTAATTGGATTCCACTTTATGCCATTTTACTGTATCTTCTTTATAAGCAGTTAGGACTTAAGCCGCTTTTGGTAACCATCGTTGTGGTTGCTGCGATGGTATTATTTACAGATCAAATAACAAATCTATTTAAGCATGGATTGCAACGGCCAAGGCCTTGTCAGTTAGATGAATTAGCAGATAAAATAAGACTAGTGAAGAGTAGTTGTGGAGGTCGATATGGGTATTTCTCAGGACACGCTTCTAATTCAATGGCTCTTGCCGTATTTATAGGTTTTATGCTCCGCTATAGATTTAAATATTTAAAGTGGATACTTATTGTTTGGGCATTTTTAATGGCCTATAGTAGAGTTTATATAGGAGTTCATTATCCCTTGGATATTCTTAGTGGTATGATTTTCGGTGCCATGTGTGGATATGGTTTTTACAAACTCAATCTATATCTTATCAAAAAATTTGTTAGCGTAGGCTAA